From a single Apium graveolens cultivar Ventura chromosome 2, ASM990537v1, whole genome shotgun sequence genomic region:
- the LOC141707940 gene encoding poly(A)-specific ribonuclease PARN isoform X3, translating to MKEKGIFRMADVLFTERMKSKISEWKNELLQVKNGDHESQGSTKESVKQFETIFYMMRPAVKLHGFTSRQLRLIQLVTKNHFKDLAYICVGGEGTSLQQLLVYTDSINDKDLLMTEVKGSLHKDTELKIKNAVGLRHVIDLLSSEKKLIVGHNCFLDLAHLYSKFIAPLPSTGEDYISSIAKYFPHIIDTKLLLNNNDVFQVMKRKRSTSLAKAFAFLCPEIVSGVKNHRSAYKPCIKVQVQVDDTRSSNWNSGAKHEAGYDAFMTGCVFAQACSHLGINFESRISYPSLALEEKLQGCINTLYLSWINGDIIDLKTGIRTLESPDSGDHKYRNSKILFSNIVLLWGFPSKLKAAEIKECILKVFGQSSVTSIYHLDETAVFVLFSKAELVSDFLDLKTSLEKNNDPISVLHPLSKILDGGCTCAANYEVYKEICGSPFSEMLFTDQAAAIGIKWKTKMFVPKPEESHQETLVPEGGQTTGSNSPSPKEFEKLVSVLDGLSSRRIAGNGLEDSLHCFQAHTGS from the exons ATGAAAGAGAAGGGAATATTTAGGATGGCTGATGTTCTTTTTACTGAGAGAATGAAGAGCAAAATCAGTGAATGGAAAAATGAACTATTGCAAGTTAAAAATGGGGACCATGAAAGTCAGGGTAGCACAAAGGAATCTGTTAAACAGTTTGAAACTATTTTTTACATGATGCGTCCAGCAGTCAAGCTGCATGGTTTTACTTCCCGCCAACTCAGGTTGATTCAATTG GTAACTAAGAATCATTTCAAAGACCTTGCTTACATTTGTGTTGGTGGCGAAGGCACTAGTTTGCAACAATTACTTGTCTATACGGACTCTATAAATGACAAGGATTTGCTGATG ACAGAGGTAAAAGGTTCCCTTCATAAAGATACAGAGCTGAAGATTAAAAATGCTGTTGGATTGCGTCACGTGATTGATCTTCTTTCTTCGGAAAAGAAGTTAATTGTTGGTCATAATTGTTTTCTTG ATTTAGCACATTTGTACAGCAAATTTATAGCTCCTCTTCCTTCCACTGGTGAAGACTATATTTCTTCCATTGCCAAGTACTTCCCTCACATAATTGACACAAAACTACTCTTGAATAATAATGATGTATTTCAAGTTATGAAGCGGAAGAGAAGTACATCACTAGCCAAAGCATTTGCTTTTTTATGCCCAGAAATTGTGTCAGGTGTCAAAAACCATAGATCAGCATATAAGCCTTGCATTAAAGTGCAGGTCCAAGTAGATGATACGAG GTCGTCTAATTGGAACTCTGGGGCCAAGCACGAAGCCGGATATGATGCGTTTATGACTGGTTGTGTTTTTGCTCAGGCATGCAGTCATCTAGGTATAAATTTTGAATCCCGAATATCCTATCCAAGTTTAGCTCTGGAAGAGAAGCTTCAAGGTTGCATAAATACCCTTTATCTTAGTTGGATCAATGGAGACATTATTGATCTTAAGACTGGTATACGGACACTGGAGTCTCCAGATTCCGGTGACCACAAATACCGCAACTCAAAGATTTTATTTTCAAATATTGTCTTGCTGTGGGGATTCCCGTCTAAGCTGAAGGCTGCAGAAATAAAAGAATGTATATTAAAAGTATTTGGGCAAAGTTCAGTTACATCCATTTACCATTTGGATGAAACTGCGGTGTTTGTTCTGTTCAGCAAGGCTGAACTCGTGTCAGATTTTTTAGATTTGAAGACTTCCTTAGAAAAAAACAATGACCCAATCTCAGTTTTGCATCCACTTTCAAAGATTTTGGATGGTGGATGTACTTGTGCTGCTAATTATGAAGTTTATAAAGAAATTTGCGGGTCTCCTTTTTCGGAAATGTTATTTACTGATCAAGCTGCGGCAATTGGTATTAAATGGAAGACCAAGATGTTCGTACCTAAACCAGAAGAATCGCACCAAGAAACTTTAGTTCCAGAAGGCGGACAAACTACAGGTTCTAATTCTCCAAGTCCGAAAGAGTTTGAAAAACTAGTTAGTGTGCTTGATGGTTTATCGAGCCGCCGCATTGCAGGCAATGGACTTGAAGATTCCCTGCATTGTTTCCAGGCTCATACTGGTAGTTAA
- the LOC141707939 gene encoding putative L-type lectin-domain containing receptor kinase S.7 produces MILFSSTTPLVFFIILLLFFNTTSSQENVSFNFPSFTSLRNLTLLGDSFLRDGVIGLTKQLGVPSSSSGTIIYNYPIQFSASFSTCFSFSINNLNPGSFGDGLAFFISPDNQTLGSPGGYLGLFNSTLLTNNNFVAIEFDTRQDLHFDDPNDNHVGLDIHGLTSIKTADVINIGIDLKSGNLITAWIDYKDDKKILQVFLSYSSSKPVEPVLVVDIDLSEYLRQFKYVGFSASTEGSTETHLLQTWSFSTFGLKSVSPRFPPHNVSDSSVIISPPMIPASGKDTKHHNRIGWGLGIAGPAFFCVFLGLFAYISVKKWKGMRMDKSIKAELVTGPRQFSYKELKIATKGFHASRIIGHGAFGTVYKAFFMSLGTMSAVKRSKHSHEGKSEFLAELSIIACLRHKNLVQLQGWCAEKGELLLVYEFMPNGSLDNLLYPDSEQGFILKWLHRYNIAVGLASVLTYLHQECEQQVIHRDIKTSNIMLDANFNARLGDFGLARLMDHDKSPVSTLTAGTMGYLAPEYLQYGKATEKTDVFSYGVVILELACGRRPIDKEIEGQKMVNLVDWVWGLHSQGRLVEAVDRRLNGEFNVEEAKMLLLVGLSCANPDSSERPTMRRVFQILNGEAEPMLVPKMKPTLSFSNHLLLSLEDIVSDCEESQTPERILEINVV; encoded by the coding sequence ATGATCCTCTTTTCTTCAACAACCCCTTTGGTTTTCTTCATCATCTTGTTGTTGTTTTTCAACACCACGTCTTCCCAAGAAAACGTGAGTTTCAACTTCCCATCATTCACTTCTCTTCGAAACCTCACTCTCCTGGGTGACTCTTTTCTCCGTGATGGCGTCATTGGACTCACTAAACAACTTGGTGTCCCCTCATCAAGCTCCGGCACCATCATTTACAATTACCCCATTCAATTCTCTGCTTCTTTCTCTACTTGTTTCTCTTTTTCTATTAATAATCTCAATCCGGGCTCTTTCGGTGATGGGCTGGCTTTCTTTATCTCCCCTGATAATCAGACTTTAGGTAGCCCTGGTGGGTATTTAGGCCTTTTCAATTCAACTCTCCTCACTAACAACAACTTTGTTGCTATAGAATTCGACACCAGACAAGATTTGCATTTTGATGACCCTAATGACAATCATGTAGGCTTGGATATTCATGGTCTTACTTCTATCAAGACTGCTGATGTTATTAACATTGGGATTGATCTCAAAAGTGGGAATTTGATTACAGCTTGGATTGATTATAAAGATGATAAGAAGATTTTACAGGTTTTTTTGAGTTACTCTAGTAGTAAACCTGTGGAGCCTGTTTTGGTAGTGGATATTGATCTTTCTGAGTATCTTAGACAGTTTAAGTATGTTGGGTTTTCAGCTTCTACTGAAGGAAGTACAGAAACCCATCTTCTTCAAACTTGGAGTTTCTCCACTTTTGGGCTTAAGTCGGTTAGCCCAAGATTTCCCCCTCATAATGTGTCTGATAGTTCTGTGATTATAAGTCCTCCCATGATTCCGGCTTCTGGGAAAGATACTAAACATCATAACAGGATTGGCTGGGGTCTTGGCATTGCCGGTCCTGCGTTCTTTTGCGTTTTTCTTGGCCTGTTTGCCTATATTTCTGTTAAGAAATGGAAAGGGATGAGAATGGATAAGTCTATCAAGGCTGAGCTTGTGACTGGTCCTAGACAATTCAGTTACAAAGAGCTAAAAATTGCTACTAAAGGGTTTCATGCTAGCAGGATTATAGGTCATGGAGCATTTGGCACTGTCTACAAGGCCTTTTTCATGTCATTGGGTACGATGTCCGCTGTTAAAAGATCCAAGCATTCTCATGAAGGTAAAAGTGAGTTTCTTGCTGAATTGTCGATTATAGCTTGTTTGAGGCATAAGAATTTAGTTCAGCTTCAAGGTTGGTGTGCTGAAAAGGGTGAATTGTTGCTTGTCTATGAGTTTATGCCAAATGGAAGTCTTGATAATCTATTGTATCCAGATTCTGAACAAGGGTTCATACTGAAATGGTTACACAGATATAATATTGCTGTCGGCTTGGCCTCTGTTTTGACTTATTTGCATCAAGAATGTGAACAGCAAGTGATTCACAGAGACATAAAGACTAGTAACATTATGCTGGATGCAAATTTTAATGCCAGGCTTGGAGATTTTGGGTTGGCAAGGCTGATGGATCATGACAAGAGCCCCGTCTCGACACTGACTGCGGGAACGATGGGGTACCTGGCTCCTGAGTATCTTCAGTATGGAAAAGCAACTGAGAAAACTGATGTTTTTAGCTATGGTGTCGTAATACTTGAGCTGGCCTGTGGAAGAAGGCCAATTGATAAGGAAATAGAAGGTCAGAAAATGGTGAATTTGGTTGATTGGGTTTGGGGATTGCATTCTCAGGGGAGGCTTGTTGAAGCTGTTGACAGACGCTTGAATGGCGAGTTCAATGTGGAAGAAGCAAAGATGTTGTTGCTTGTTGGTCTCAGCTGTGCTAATCCAGATAGTTCTGAGAGACCTACAATGAGAAGAGTGTTCCAAATTCTTAATGGCGAGGCAGAGCCTATGTTGGTGCCAAAGATGAAACCAACTCTCTCTTTTTCTAATCATTTGCTATTAAGTCTTGAGGACATTGTTTCTGATTGTGAAGAAAGTCAGACCCCTGAGCGCATCTTGGAGATCAATGTTGTATAA
- the LOC141707940 gene encoding poly(A)-specific ribonuclease PARN isoform X1, producing the protein MMKNQIWTLRPLSQTLTLIHRTFSSLSASTCSSSSSCGIKNVTKSNFDSTLVDLRQHIRAADFVAIDLEMTGITSAPWRESFEFDRFDIRYLKVKDSAEKFAVVQLGVCPFRWDSSISSFVAHPHNFYVFPRQELPVSGPSYEFMCQTASLDFLAKYQFDFNTCINEGISYLSRGQEEEAQRLFTSLYDYEFLESHSSSNDMKEKGIFRMADVLFTERMKSKISEWKNELLQVKNGDHESQGSTKESVKQFETIFYMMRPAVKLHGFTSRQLRLIQLVTKNHFKDLAYICVGGEGTSLQQLLVYTDSINDKDLLMTEVKGSLHKDTELKIKNAVGLRHVIDLLSSEKKLIVGHNCFLDLAHLYSKFIAPLPSTGEDYISSIAKYFPHIIDTKLLLNNNDVFQVMKRKRSTSLAKAFAFLCPEIVSGVKNHRSAYKPCIKVQVQVDDTRSSNWNSGAKHEAGYDAFMTGCVFAQACSHLGINFESRISYPSLALEEKLQGCINTLYLSWINGDIIDLKTGIRTLESPDSGDHKYRNSKILFSNIVLLWGFPSKLKAAEIKECILKVFGQSSVTSIYHLDETAVFVLFSKAELVSDFLDLKTSLEKNNDPISVLHPLSKILDGGCTCAANYEVYKEICGSPFSEMLFTDQAAAIGIKWKTKMFVPKPEESHQETLVPEGGQTTGSNSPSPKEFEKLVSVLDGLSSRRIAGNGLEDSLHCFQAHTGS; encoded by the exons ATGATGAAGAATCAAATATGGACGTTGAGACCCCTCTcccaaaccctaaccctaattcacCGAACCTTCTCTTCATTATCAGCTTCTACttgcagcagcagcagcagctgTGGTATTAAAAATGTGACCAAATCAAACTTTGATTCCACGCTTGTGGACCTCCGCCAACACATCCGTGCCGCTGATTTTGTAGCAATTGATCTTGAGATGACCGGAATCACCAGCGCCCCCTGGAGAGAATCATTCGAGTTCGACCGTTTCGATATCCGGTATCTTAAAGTGAAAGACTCGGCGGAGAAGTTTGCTGTTGTGCAGCTTGGTGTTTGTCCTTTTAGATGGGACTCTTCCATCTCCTCCTTCGTTGCACATCC GCACAACTTTTATGTTTTTCCACGTCAAGAGCTTCCAGTAAGTGGTCCGTCTTATGAATTCATGTGCCAGACAGCGTCACTTGATTTCTTGGCAAAGTACCAGTTTGATTTTAATACTTGTATAAATGAAG GAATATCATATTTGTCCAGAGGGCAAGAAGAAGAAGCACAGAGATTGTTTACTAGTTTGTATGATTATGAGTTCCTAGAGTCACATTCTAGTTCCAATGATATGAAAGAGAAGGGAATATTTAGGATGGCTGATGTTCTTTTTACTGAGAGAATGAAGAGCAAAATCAGTGAATGGAAAAATGAACTATTGCAAGTTAAAAATGGGGACCATGAAAGTCAGGGTAGCACAAAGGAATCTGTTAAACAGTTTGAAACTATTTTTTACATGATGCGTCCAGCAGTCAAGCTGCATGGTTTTACTTCCCGCCAACTCAGGTTGATTCAATTG GTAACTAAGAATCATTTCAAAGACCTTGCTTACATTTGTGTTGGTGGCGAAGGCACTAGTTTGCAACAATTACTTGTCTATACGGACTCTATAAATGACAAGGATTTGCTGATG ACAGAGGTAAAAGGTTCCCTTCATAAAGATACAGAGCTGAAGATTAAAAATGCTGTTGGATTGCGTCACGTGATTGATCTTCTTTCTTCGGAAAAGAAGTTAATTGTTGGTCATAATTGTTTTCTTG ATTTAGCACATTTGTACAGCAAATTTATAGCTCCTCTTCCTTCCACTGGTGAAGACTATATTTCTTCCATTGCCAAGTACTTCCCTCACATAATTGACACAAAACTACTCTTGAATAATAATGATGTATTTCAAGTTATGAAGCGGAAGAGAAGTACATCACTAGCCAAAGCATTTGCTTTTTTATGCCCAGAAATTGTGTCAGGTGTCAAAAACCATAGATCAGCATATAAGCCTTGCATTAAAGTGCAGGTCCAAGTAGATGATACGAG GTCGTCTAATTGGAACTCTGGGGCCAAGCACGAAGCCGGATATGATGCGTTTATGACTGGTTGTGTTTTTGCTCAGGCATGCAGTCATCTAGGTATAAATTTTGAATCCCGAATATCCTATCCAAGTTTAGCTCTGGAAGAGAAGCTTCAAGGTTGCATAAATACCCTTTATCTTAGTTGGATCAATGGAGACATTATTGATCTTAAGACTGGTATACGGACACTGGAGTCTCCAGATTCCGGTGACCACAAATACCGCAACTCAAAGATTTTATTTTCAAATATTGTCTTGCTGTGGGGATTCCCGTCTAAGCTGAAGGCTGCAGAAATAAAAGAATGTATATTAAAAGTATTTGGGCAAAGTTCAGTTACATCCATTTACCATTTGGATGAAACTGCGGTGTTTGTTCTGTTCAGCAAGGCTGAACTCGTGTCAGATTTTTTAGATTTGAAGACTTCCTTAGAAAAAAACAATGACCCAATCTCAGTTTTGCATCCACTTTCAAAGATTTTGGATGGTGGATGTACTTGTGCTGCTAATTATGAAGTTTATAAAGAAATTTGCGGGTCTCCTTTTTCGGAAATGTTATTTACTGATCAAGCTGCGGCAATTGGTATTAAATGGAAGACCAAGATGTTCGTACCTAAACCAGAAGAATCGCACCAAGAAACTTTAGTTCCAGAAGGCGGACAAACTACAGGTTCTAATTCTCCAAGTCCGAAAGAGTTTGAAAAACTAGTTAGTGTGCTTGATGGTTTATCGAGCCGCCGCATTGCAGGCAATGGACTTGAAGATTCCCTGCATTGTTTCCAGGCTCATACTGGTAGTTAA
- the LOC141707940 gene encoding poly(A)-specific ribonuclease PARN isoform X2: MCQTASLDFLAKYQFDFNTCINEGISYLSRGQEEEAQRLFTSLYDYEFLESHSSSNDMKEKGIFRMADVLFTERMKSKISEWKNELLQVKNGDHESQGSTKESVKQFETIFYMMRPAVKLHGFTSRQLRLIQLVTKNHFKDLAYICVGGEGTSLQQLLVYTDSINDKDLLMTEVKGSLHKDTELKIKNAVGLRHVIDLLSSEKKLIVGHNCFLDLAHLYSKFIAPLPSTGEDYISSIAKYFPHIIDTKLLLNNNDVFQVMKRKRSTSLAKAFAFLCPEIVSGVKNHRSAYKPCIKVQVQVDDTRSSNWNSGAKHEAGYDAFMTGCVFAQACSHLGINFESRISYPSLALEEKLQGCINTLYLSWINGDIIDLKTGIRTLESPDSGDHKYRNSKILFSNIVLLWGFPSKLKAAEIKECILKVFGQSSVTSIYHLDETAVFVLFSKAELVSDFLDLKTSLEKNNDPISVLHPLSKILDGGCTCAANYEVYKEICGSPFSEMLFTDQAAAIGIKWKTKMFVPKPEESHQETLVPEGGQTTGSNSPSPKEFEKLVSVLDGLSSRRIAGNGLEDSLHCFQAHTGS; this comes from the exons ATGTGCCAGACAGCGTCACTTGATTTCTTGGCAAAGTACCAGTTTGATTTTAATACTTGTATAAATGAAG GAATATCATATTTGTCCAGAGGGCAAGAAGAAGAAGCACAGAGATTGTTTACTAGTTTGTATGATTATGAGTTCCTAGAGTCACATTCTAGTTCCAATGATATGAAAGAGAAGGGAATATTTAGGATGGCTGATGTTCTTTTTACTGAGAGAATGAAGAGCAAAATCAGTGAATGGAAAAATGAACTATTGCAAGTTAAAAATGGGGACCATGAAAGTCAGGGTAGCACAAAGGAATCTGTTAAACAGTTTGAAACTATTTTTTACATGATGCGTCCAGCAGTCAAGCTGCATGGTTTTACTTCCCGCCAACTCAGGTTGATTCAATTG GTAACTAAGAATCATTTCAAAGACCTTGCTTACATTTGTGTTGGTGGCGAAGGCACTAGTTTGCAACAATTACTTGTCTATACGGACTCTATAAATGACAAGGATTTGCTGATG ACAGAGGTAAAAGGTTCCCTTCATAAAGATACAGAGCTGAAGATTAAAAATGCTGTTGGATTGCGTCACGTGATTGATCTTCTTTCTTCGGAAAAGAAGTTAATTGTTGGTCATAATTGTTTTCTTG ATTTAGCACATTTGTACAGCAAATTTATAGCTCCTCTTCCTTCCACTGGTGAAGACTATATTTCTTCCATTGCCAAGTACTTCCCTCACATAATTGACACAAAACTACTCTTGAATAATAATGATGTATTTCAAGTTATGAAGCGGAAGAGAAGTACATCACTAGCCAAAGCATTTGCTTTTTTATGCCCAGAAATTGTGTCAGGTGTCAAAAACCATAGATCAGCATATAAGCCTTGCATTAAAGTGCAGGTCCAAGTAGATGATACGAG GTCGTCTAATTGGAACTCTGGGGCCAAGCACGAAGCCGGATATGATGCGTTTATGACTGGTTGTGTTTTTGCTCAGGCATGCAGTCATCTAGGTATAAATTTTGAATCCCGAATATCCTATCCAAGTTTAGCTCTGGAAGAGAAGCTTCAAGGTTGCATAAATACCCTTTATCTTAGTTGGATCAATGGAGACATTATTGATCTTAAGACTGGTATACGGACACTGGAGTCTCCAGATTCCGGTGACCACAAATACCGCAACTCAAAGATTTTATTTTCAAATATTGTCTTGCTGTGGGGATTCCCGTCTAAGCTGAAGGCTGCAGAAATAAAAGAATGTATATTAAAAGTATTTGGGCAAAGTTCAGTTACATCCATTTACCATTTGGATGAAACTGCGGTGTTTGTTCTGTTCAGCAAGGCTGAACTCGTGTCAGATTTTTTAGATTTGAAGACTTCCTTAGAAAAAAACAATGACCCAATCTCAGTTTTGCATCCACTTTCAAAGATTTTGGATGGTGGATGTACTTGTGCTGCTAATTATGAAGTTTATAAAGAAATTTGCGGGTCTCCTTTTTCGGAAATGTTATTTACTGATCAAGCTGCGGCAATTGGTATTAAATGGAAGACCAAGATGTTCGTACCTAAACCAGAAGAATCGCACCAAGAAACTTTAGTTCCAGAAGGCGGACAAACTACAGGTTCTAATTCTCCAAGTCCGAAAGAGTTTGAAAAACTAGTTAGTGTGCTTGATGGTTTATCGAGCCGCCGCATTGCAGGCAATGGACTTGAAGATTCCCTGCATTGTTTCCAGGCTCATACTGGTAGTTAA